ATACTTCATTCTGTCGGCTGTAGTCCCTATAGGTCTTTACAGTGCAGGTTTACTTTTAGGCGAAAAAAAGCCAAGCACAGAGAAGAACATGTCATTCGCTTGTGGACAAGTACCAGTGGGAGAAGCACATATGAGGATTACAATACAATATTACCCTTATGTACTCATATATGGTGTATTTACAGCTTTTGCGATCCTCATGCTTGTTTCTGCGCCGGGATTAGCTGACCTTGAATTGAAAACAAAGTTGTTTGGTCCGATAGGGATTCCGTTCATAACAATAGGCATATTGACATTGGTGGCGTTAGTTGCATCAGATGCCTTAAGACGTTTCAAGTTATGGAGGAAGTAAGTTGTTTCCAAAAATAAGAAATTGGCTCATGAGTATAAAATTTCTTCGAAAAATATTCAATTGGGGCAGGGCATGGTCACTATGGTCTGTACATTTAGAGACAGGATGCTGTGGTCCAGAAGATATGGGAAGGGCATGTTCTAGGTTCGATACAGAACGTTTCGGTACACTTCCTTTCCCTAGTTTGAGAGAGTGCGATCTGCTATTTATAACAGGTTTGGTTACAAAGAAAATGGCGAAAAGGGTGAAGATGATATATGATCAAATGCCAGAACCAAAGTATGTAATAGCTTTAGGAGAATGCGCGGCTACAGGCGGATTCTATTGGGACTCATACAGCGTTGTTCAAGGTGTTGATAAGGTGATACCGGTCGATGTGTATGTACCGGGGTGTCCTCCAAGACCTGAAGCTTGGATTCAGGGAATACAGATGCTACAAGAAAAGATCAAGAAAGAAGGAATTGATGAAAAATGAGTGGAAATACAGTAGAAGATCAAGTTGTTGAAAACGTAAAGGCCAGCTTCCCTAATGATGTATTAGACACTGAAGTTCAAAGAAAGGGAAGAGTATC
This window of the Candidatus Methylarchaceae archaeon HK02M2 genome carries:
- the ndhC gene encoding NADH-quinone oxidoreductase subunit A — translated: MDSNYFDLLALTIYFILSAVVPIGLYSAGLLLGEKKPSTEKNMSFACGQVPVGEAHMRITIQYYPYVLIYGVFTAFAILMLVSAPGLADLELKTKLFGPIGIPFITIGILTLVALVASDALRRFKLWRK